The Candidatus Nitrosotenuis cloacae DNA window AAATAAAAAAGACATTCCTAGGCAGTAGCTAGGAATGCCCCGATTCCGGCACCCACTCCTATTCCAAGGACGAAAAACAATGCGTCCCAGGCCATGACCTTCTTGAATGGGGCTCGAACTTGGTAGTTCCAGTAACTTTGTTTTGTTTGCATATCTTACATGTATTGTGACAAATTCATAGAGTATCGTCAGCTGACATTATGATAACTAAGCTTGGTTGTTGATTGATAAAATTGGGTGTGGAAGGCTAGTCGTCTTCGTGCCTTTCCTTCTTCTTGTCCTTGTCTTCCTTCTTGTCCTTGTCTTCCTTCTTTAGCTCTTTCTGGTCTTTCTTGAACTCCTTGATGTCTTCCTTCATCTGTTTTTCCGCCTTTTTGATCTCTTTTTCTACCGTCTTCATTGTGCGCTTGACATCCTTGACGTCGTATTTTTCGATGATCTTTGCCTTTTGTGCGTCCCTTACCGCAGTCTTTGTGGCCTCTCTAAAGTCCTTGAATTGTTGCTGGAACTGCTTTCGTGCTTCCTTGTACTTTTCTTTTATCTCGTTTAGCAATTCCCTGCAGTCGTCGCGAATCTGCTTTCGTTGGGTGTAGTTTGCATTCTGAGCCTTGTCGTTGCATTCCCTGATCACCTTGACGGTCTCATCACGCTGCTGCTTGAAAAGCTCGTTTCGCTTGTGCACAAAGTCAGATACTGCATGTCCAAAGTTATCCCTGTCAAACGGGCTGCCTGCAGTAGAGTTTGTCTTGGCTGTCACGTTTGCCGAAAACGCGCCCAGTCCGATGCTGTTCCATGCGGCAATGCGATATGTCTGCTGTGTCATCGGCTTGAGGTTGCTGTCGGTGTATGTCGTCTTGTTGTTTGCCGTATTCTGTACCAGGGTGGTGCCGTTTCTTTGTATTTGGTATCCTGTAATGTCGGATCCACCGTCACTTGGTGCGTTCCATGATATCTTGGCAGTCGTTGTTGTGGTTGTGACCGTCACACCGGTTGGAGCTGACGGTATTGACAGCGTGGTGGCTGATGCGACATTTGACGGACTGGATGCACCTGCATCATTTAGGGCCGATACCCTGTATGAATAACAGGCACCGCTTATCAGACCGGTGTTGGAATACGTCGTTGCGGTGTGATTTGCAACCAGAGTTACAAACATCCCGATGCAGCCTGCATCCCATTCTATCTTGTATCCGCTTACTCCTGACGCTGTTGCGTTAACAGGAGCAGTCCAGCTCAGGTTGATCTGCGTTGCCGATGTAGCACTTGCCGCAAGATTGGTCGGCGGTAGAGGTGTAGTCGTTTGTGCAAAGATGTGTTCTAGTGGCGTTGCCAGTGTAGCTACGAGGAGAATCATTACGATTCCCAGTTTGTTCATTGATCAAAGTCGTGATTTTTTGTATTTAACGTTCGGGTAGAATTCCTACTATGCCCTGTGGCGTAAGACAAAGGAGCTTCCCAAAAGGAGTATGTTCCTCTTTCGCTCCTTTAACCTGCGGATGGAATATGGAAGCCAGTTTGTCCCATATGGGATGTATTCTGCAAGACTGAAGCCGTTTTTCACCAGGCCAGGCTTCATCTCATCGCGAATCCCGCGGAGCATCTGGAACTCGAATCGGCGCGTATGTTTTTTTGAGAGCTTAATGGCATCTTCAATCATCCTGGAATCATGTGTGGCGATCCCAAATTCGTTACCTCCCTCAAAGAGCATTCTCATCATCTTCCGATAGTTACAGTCCACCTTCTCCCTTGACTTGTGCGCGATTCTGGCGTTCTCTCTGTATGCGCCCTTTACCAGGCGCACCTTTGCGCCCACTGCCAGCAGATCTGCAAGGTCTTTTTCTGTGCGAAGCAGGTTGGCCTGCAAGGCGATCCCCAGCCTCTCATATCGCGCGAACAGCTTCTGATATATCTCAATAGTGTCGTCCGTGTGATCCGAGGACTCCATATCGATCCAAACAAACGTCTGTGAGGCGGACGCTGCCCTGATTAGCAACTCGAAATTACGTACGCACTCTTTGGTGCTTCGGGACATGCCTATTTGCGTGGGCTTGATGGAAATTCCACCGAGAACCTTCCATTTTCTAAAAGAGGACATAATTGCCCCATACTCATCTACAGTCTTGCATATGATCTGTTTTGATGTGTGGTATTCGCCAAGTCTGTTTATTATCACGCTCATCCCGTTCTTGTACGAGTCCTTTGCAGCAGACAAAGCATCTTCCATCGTATCTCCAGCAATCCACTGCTTTGCAACCCCAAAGAGGATCTTCTCCATTACCTGAGTGCCAGATACCAATCACATTGCATGTGTTTTTCCTGCGTAAAAATTTTGGCGCTCAGAAGTGGTCTGTCAATACGACATCCCTTAGTGGTAGCTGTCCGCCGCGTGGTGCTGCCTCCTTTACTGCCTTTCCTATGGCCACCATCATGCAGATCATGTGGTCCTCGGGCAGATTGATCACCTCTGCCACCCGTGCCGGGTCAAAGCCGATCATCGGGCACGAATCATACCCCATCGACTTTGCCGCAAGCATTATCGTCTGGGCAGCCATACCGCATGACCTGAGGCACTCGTCTCGCTGCAGGTCGTTGCGTCCCTCGTAAAACTTGATGATCGACGGCACGATGTAGTCTCTGACCTCCTTTGGCGCATTTTTCCAGTATCTGGCAGGCTCTTTTTTCCATGCCATCAGATCCCCGCACAATATCACCAGCATTGATGCGTCTTTTACTTGAGGCTGGCTCCAGGACGCTGCATGAATCTTTGAGCGCAATTCGCGGTCCTTTACCACAACAAATCGCCAGTTCTGGATGTTGTACGAGGTGGGGGAAAGCACCGCCAATGACAAAATCTTGTTTGCCTCCTCGTCGGTAAACCTGTACTGAGAATCAAAATGTTTTACTGCGCGGCGTCTCTCTATTGCCGTAAACGTATCCACGAATCAGAACCCTGTGCGCGTCTTTTAAGTATTATTTGCGGCAAATATGATTTTATATCATAAAACTGTCAGGACTTTGTTGTTCACCGGAATAGTGGAAGGCATGGGGCGCGTGCTAAAGATCCAGAAAAACACCAACCGGAAGAGCGCCATAAAGATGACAGTTGATCTTGGCAAGCACGCAAAGGGGCTCAAGATAGGGCAAAGCGTTGCATTAAACGGGGTGTGCCTCACAGTGACAGGAATTGCAAAATCAAAATGCAATTTTGAGATGATAGACGAGACGATGAAAAAAACGGATCTAGGAAACCTCAGAGAGGGCGGCATAGTAAACATCGAGCGAAGTCTAAAGGTGGGTGACAGGATGGAGGGGCACTTTGTTCTTGGCCACGTCGACGGCGTCGGTACAATAAAAAAAATCGAGGCAAAGCCAAAAGAGGTCAAGGTGTGGCTGGAGATACCAAAACACCTAAGCCGCTTCGTAGTACAGAAAGGATCAATTGCAGTTGATGGGATAAGCCTCACAGTAGTTGATGTGAAAAAAAATCTTGCATCAGTGTGTCTAATTCCGCACACGGTTGATGTGACAAACTTTCAGACAAGAAAGGCAGGCGACAAGGTTAATATTGAAACCGACATTCTTGGAAAATATCTTCTAAAACAGGAATGAATTACTACCAGAATAGTGGTAATTACTAATTTTCTAGTAAACCTTATAATGACGCGGAAGCGAATTTCAATTATGAGCCTTGACGATGCAATCACCTCGCTGAAACGCGGCGAGTTTGTCCTCCTTTATGATTCCGGAGGGCGGGAAAACGAGGTGGACATGGTAGTTGCCGCCCAGTTTGTCACACCCGAACACATCGCGAGAATGAGGCAGAACGCGGGTGGACTCATATGCCTTGCAATCGACAGCTCCTTTGCAAAATCACTAAATCTGCAGTATATGCACAACATTCTGTCCAAATCTTCCGACTTTGATGCAGACTCTAGACAGATGATAATGGGAACTGCACCATACGGGGACCACCCGACATTTTCGATCTCAATTAACCACAAAAAGACCTTTACTGGGATAACAGATCTAGACAGGGCGCTTACCATCAAGGAGATGGCCAACTTATACGGATCAGATGACCAAAAAAAAGAGTTTACGGCATCCTTCAAGACGCCGGGCCACGTTCCGTTACTACTTGCATCAAGTGGCCTTTTGGCAAGCAGGCAGGGGCATACTGAAATGTCCGTGTACATGGCAGAGCTGGCCAAGCTTGTACCGGTAACGGCAATCTGCGAGATGATGGACTCGCAGACATATTCCGCACTTACTGTGGAAAAGGCCCAAAAATTTGCAAAAGAAAACGCCATCCCGTTTGTAGACGGCAAAGAGCTCTTGGAATTCTCAAAGGTGCGCTAGACTTGAACATTGCCATAGTCACTGCAGAGTTTAACGAGGAGATAACATCGAGGATGCTAGAGATTGCACTGGAAAAGGCAAAATCGCTAAAGATCAACGTCACACACTCCTGCAAGGTGCCCGGCTCGTATGACATGCCGTTATTGGTTGACTCGCTGCTCCAAAAAAAGGACGTAGACGCAGTAGTCACGCTTGGCACCATAATAAAGGGCCAGACAAAGCACGACGAGGTGATTGCAAACTCCACCGCAAAATCGCTTACCGAACTGTCCCTAAAGTACAAAAAACCGGTCTCGCTTGGAATATCCGGACCTGGCATGCAGGAACGCCACGCGTACGCACGAATCAGGCCCGTTGCTGAAAGAGCAGTAGAAGCCGTACTCAAACTCTCAGGCGAGCTGGAGAGAATACGATGACTCAGATCACAATAATCAAGATAACCGAGTACGGGCCGTGGACCTTGACTCTTGGCAGCGACAGGGAGCACGAGCTGCAAATGCTTCAGGCAGGCATGTACAGGGAGGTGCAAAAGCTATTCTCCGAGAAAAACGCACTCGTATTCTCAAACAGATTTGACGAGTTCTTTGTGGTGTCAAACGGCCTCTCCCTGCAAGACCACATTGAGATTCAAAAAAAACTGGCAAAGTTTTCCTCACTAAAGCTTGCAATCTCAATAGGATACGCAGATACACCGTTTGAGGCAAACCTCAAGGCATTTGAGGGAAAAAAGACGCCCGTAATACTTGACAAGGATCTCACCATCTACGGATTCGTAGACGGCAGATCCGATCAACTGGTAACGATAATGCACTTTGACGTTGAAAATCTGACATCTCGCCGCAAGGTGCACTCGCCATACGAGATAACATCTACCATATTCCGGTTATACTCAAGAATGTCCGACTTTTTCTTGCAAAAAAACTCACTGGCGTTTTTCATGGGAGGAGACAACTTTATGGTAATATCCGGCGCGGATCACCGAGAGAACGCCAGAGAGTTCCTCGACGTGGCAAAAAATGAGTTTGACATCACGTTAAATTGCGGCATAGGCACTGGCAGGACCGGCAGGGAGGCAGCCAAGCTTGCTACAAACTCGCTTGACACGATACGCGAAAACCGCAAGTCCGGAAACGAAAGATCGCAAATTTACGAGATGTCATGCTCTTAAAAAACATCAGCGTCCTTTATGGAAAAAACCTGAAATACATCCAGTCGACAAACCTGCAAATCAAAAACCGCTGCTTTACTGGAGCCACGGGAAGCCACGCTGGCCAGAAACTAGACTGCGAGGGTCTACTACTCGTTCCAGGATTTGTGAATATGCATACACATGTGGGCGACTCGATAGCAAAGGACGCCGCACTGGCAGGCTCTGTGGACAACAAGATACATCCTGTTCTGGGCATAAAGCCACGCGTGCTCAAAAACACGCACCCAGAGCACCTTGCAACATTCATGGAAAATAGCTGCCGCTCTATGATCCGTAAGGGAATCACGACGTTCGTTGACTTTAGAGAAGGCGGACTGGACGGCATACTGTTGCTCAAAAAAGCAATAGCGCGCACTCCTATTCGCAGTGTGATCCTTGGCAGGCTGGAACACTATCAGGACAAAAAGCAAATACGAAGCAACACTCCACTCACATCCGAGCACAAAAGAGTGCTAGACCGAATTCTCAAATCGTGCGATGGCATCGGCGTTAGCGGGGCAAATGAGAACAGTGACTCGGTACTGAAATACTATTCCACAACCAATAAACTCAGAGCAATACACAGCTCAGAAACAATCGAGAGCACCAGGCGCTCAAGGCAGATTGCAAAAAAATCAGAAACCTCTCGGGCGCTGACTTTGAAGCCGCACTTTCTGGTGCACATGACGCACGCAACACAGTCCGATCTCTTGCTTGCGGCAAAAAAGACCCGGGGAATAGTCATATGTCCTAGGGCAAACGCGGCGCTTGCCGAGGGCATACCTGACTTTGCACGCATGACAAAGGCCGGATGCACCGTTGCCATGGGAACGGACAATGTTATGATAAACTCGCCTGACATGTTCCGCGAAATGGACTATTTGTGGAAGGTTCACATGGGAACTCACAAAAACAGAATCGACCCAAAGGAGATCCTAAGTATGGCAACCGTAAACGGCGGAACGATACTTGGCAAAAAAATCGGCTCAATTCAGGACGGATACCTTGCAGACGGATTCTTCGTAGACAAGCATGCCTTGGATCTGGAGCCGATGCACAACCCATACGCGGCAATAGTCCAGAGGGCAACCGAATCCGCAATAAGGGCAGTTATGATAGGGGGAGAACTGGTACATGGCAGCATCTAGGCCGCGAGTGATTCTCAGTGCGGCAGTTAGCATTGACGGCAAAATCGCTACAAGGCGTGGCGATTCTGCACTGTCCTCAAAAAAAGACAAGATACGGCTGCACAAGGTAAGATCCAAAGTAGACGCAATACTTGTCGGAAGAAACACGGTGCGCGTGGATGACCCGTTACTTACGGTAAGATACGCAAGAGGCAAAAACCCGACAAGAGTCGTTCTTGACTCCAGGGCGCGAATCTCCACAAAATCGCAGATAATCAAGACTGCAAAAAACGTCCCGACGATAATTGCAGTGTCTGCAAAGGCGCCAAAGAAGAACCTGCAAAGGCTAGAGGAGCATTCGACCAAAATCATAATCGCAGGACGCAGTAACATCGACCTAAAACGGCTGCTCACACTGCTGAAAAAAGAAAATATCAAGACCGTCCTTGTAGAGGGCGGCGGTACGCTGAACTGGGAGTTTATCCGTCAGGGACTGGTCGATGAGCTGATTGTGACAATTACGCCGCACTTGGTAGGTGGAAGGGACGCAGTCACACTAGTGGAAGGTGTAGGATTTGCAAAGATTGCAGATTCGCTGAAACTGAATCTGCGTAAAATAACAAAACAGGGAGACGAAGTTGTCCTGCACTATATCTGACGTCTCATGTCGTTTCTGATGTCTGTGATCTTTGATTCGAGAGCTTTTTTCAGCTTGTCGTTCTTCTTTAGGTTCACGACGCTGCCGCACCTTGGGCACTTGAAGAACTGCTCCAATGCCGTCTCAAACGTGATCCGGGGGCAGTCCTCATTTCCACAATGGTAGAACTGTGACGAGTTCTCATAGTCCAGTCTTTGCTGGAGTCGTTCTGTGATCTTTTTCTTCTGGTTCTCGATAAAGTTCTCAACCTCGTCCTTTCTTGAACGCCACCTGTACACAAACCAACCCTTTCGCTCGTCTTTTACCCTGATTCCTGTGATCAGCGCCTTGCCAAAGAGATCGTAGAGCACCTTTCTTACCATGTTGATTCTAAGTCCTGTAGAGCTTGCAATCTCCTCATCAGTCGCATCCTCTGCTTTGAGCAGCGCGCGAGCAACCTTGAGGTATTCGTCGCCTCCAATCATTGCCGAAATTCTTACAAATGGATCTTCGTATGACTCGACCAACAATATCCGGTCGCCTACTGCATATTTAATCAGTCGGTTTTTGTTACTACTTGTTTGCCTTTTTTTGTGGGCACAATCTCGAGTCGGGCATTGTCATATTTTACGTCAAACTGTCTTCCCTTCTGAATCCGGTCCAATACAATTGCAAGGGCGGAGATCTCAGAGTGCGGCTGGCTTCCGACTGCCACATTGTAATCTGCAGACTCGTAAACATCCCGCGGCACCTTCTCTGCTCCGACCACAACCAGAATGTCCTTCTCCTTGCTTAGTTTTTCCGCAACGTCGTTGATGTTCTCGCCGTACATTGTCAAATGAACTATCTTCACAGATTCTTTTTTCTTTGACTTGAGCACCTTGCGCCAGTCCTCGATGTATTCCACTTCGAAATTGCTACCCCAAGACCTGTTTACCTTGCTTACCGTGTCCTTGATCTCGGGATTTATCTCGTTCATGAATATCTTTGATGCGCCAAACGCACGTGACACAAGCGCAACGTGTGTTGTAACGCGGTCGTCCCGCACCACCCTCTGCCCGATTCTCAATACCTCAATCGTCAAACTTTTTCAAATCCGGTCTCTTTGGAATCTCTTTTGTCGGCGGCTTGCGCTCAGAGATCATCCTGTTTACAAGCTCCATGAGCTTTGTGATATTCTCCTTGGTGATTGCTGAAACCGGCACCCACTTTTTGTTGTCTGCCAGTCCCAAATAGTCCGCCTTTTGGAGTATTTCCTCAGGGCTTATCAAATCCGACTTGTTTAGTGCATAAACTACCTTTTCCTGGTCGACATCCAGGTCCGACATGGTTCGCAGGCAGCTGCGGAATTTCTTTTTGAGATTAATCATGGGGTCACTTATGTCGATTACCACAATCACTGCGTCCGCAAATCTCAACTCCTCAAGTGTGGACTTGAACGCCTCAATCATGTATGCTGGAAGCTTGCTGATGAATCCTACCGTGTCTGAGATGAGGACCGACTCGTCTCCTATTGGCATCTTTCTGGTTGTGGTGGAGAGCGTGGTAAACAAAGTGGGACTCTCCTCCTTGGTCTCGCCTGTGAGCACGTTGAACAGGGTGGTCTTTCCAGCCGATGTGTACCCTGCAAGGGATATTGTCTTGAATCCGACTCGCCTTCTTGCCTCTCTGTGCAGCGCCCGCTGCCTGCCCATCTTCTCAAGCTTCATCTTCACGCTTTTCATCCTGTTCTGGATGTCGTTATAGTACGTGTCGACCTCGTACATTCCAATTCCCATAAATCCTGGCTGCTCTCCCATCTTGGCAAGTCGCACCTTTTCCTTGGCACGTGACATCTCGTACCTAAACTGTGCAAGCTTGATCTGAAGACTGGATTCGTGGCTTGTGGATCTCCTTCCGAAAATCTCCAAGATGAGCGACTCCCTGTCCACAATGTTCATCTTTAGAGTGGAAGCTAGGTTGTAGTTCTGGCTAGGCCTTAGTACCTCGTCAAAAATTATCACATCTGGCTTTACCTTTGCGACAATCTCCTTGAGCTCCTCTACCTTTCCCTCCCCTAGGCCATACTTTGCCTTGTCTAGGAACTTTTGTCTCATGATCTTTTCTATCTTGTATCCGGCTGCGTCACAGAGGCCTATTGCCTCTTTGATCGAGTCCTCATTGTCATAAGTAATTAGTATCGCACTCATCATGATCACCTACTTTTTTCTGAGCATCTTCTCTATGTTCATGTTTAGTACGATTTCCGCAATATCGCTTGCGTATTCTGCAATTCTGGTGATGTTTTCCGACATTCTCCTTATCCTATATGCCTCTTCCTCGTCCTTGATTGACTTGATGGCTTCTAGGATCTTCTTCTCGTACCTTGTGACCTCAGATGCCTTTTTTATCGCAAGCTCTGCTTGGTTAAAGTCGCCCTTGAACAAAGCAAGGCATGCCTGATCCAGCACCGTAATGGAGAACTCGTTGAGATCGTCGATCTTCTCCATAACGTCCTTTCTGACGGATTTTTTGAACTCTAGGAGATCTTTTGCAATCAACGTTGCGTGGTCGCCTGTTCGCTCGATGTTTTTTACAATGAGTCTGTATCCAAGACATTGCCTTGCGTTCTCAAATCCCATATCCTTTAGCATGTGCTCGTTTTGAATGGCAATCTTGAGCTGCCTGATAATGTAAAACCCGAATCTGTCCACCTCGTCGTCACTGTCGATTACCTCTCTTGCCAGGTCGAGATTCTCCTCCCTGACGGCAAGCAGCGCGTCCTTTAGCATTGATTTTGCCAGGTGCAGCATTCTCTTGAACGCCCCGTCCACTGATAACTCGAGCAAATTCACAAGAACCTGAACCGTTATGCCTTCTACCGAATCCGATATTATTTCGGCCCCCATCAGCATCCCCTTTACTGCCGACTTGATCGAGTTCCTCTGTCCTGGCTGCAGCCTGTCCGCCTTTGGCTTTACCTGAATCGTCTTGTATCCAAGAAAGTATAGTGAGACAAGCTTTCTTACTATGGTTGCATTGTCGTCGTCCCTGTCGATTTCCAGCACCGCCTCTTCCTGCTGGACATACTTTGACTGCTCCTTGGTTGGAAGTATCTTGAGTGCGGCCTTTCCCTCGCGAGTGATGGTGATCTGGTCTCCCTGTTTTAGCCCAAGATCCAATACCCACTGCTTTGGAAGTGAAACGATGTATGACGACTTGCCAGTAAACTGGATTCGCCTAGTCTCCTCGCGCTCCGACATGATATATGGTGGCGGTTTCTTCTATATAGATTATTGATTTGGCATATACCTCTTCACTTTTAATAACAGATATCTGAAAAGAATTTTGTGGATCCAATTACAAAGCTAAAGTGCACAGTTGATGCGCTCTTTGGAAACGGAGTGTCAAAAAATCTGCCAAAGAATCTCGATATCACATTTTCAAGAAAAAACGGGAGGATACGTGAGGTGTATCACGACGGGCAACTGCTATGCACTCTGCGAATCGACGGCGGCCTTGCAATCAGTCCATACTTTGCTCAGATCCTACTGAAAAACAAAAAATTCAAGCAAAACTGCGTCGAGATAGACGACGACTCTAGGCCGTTTGTGGCAGACGGAAAATCCGTCTTTTGCAAGCACGTGGTGTGGGCGGGGAAAAACATACTGATTGGCGCAGACGTTCCGGTGCTGCACCAGAACAAAGTGATTGCAGTCGGCAGGGCCATCGTAAACCCGAAAATGATGATGGAGCTAAAACGCGGAGTCGCAGTAAAAGTCAGGGATAGTTTAAAATCTAGTTTGGAGGAATAGACTGACATGATGCGCGGCGGTAATCGCGAAATGCGAAGAATGCTGGACAGGATGGGGCTTGACATGAAGGAGCTTCCGAATGTCCAGGAGGTCATAATCAAGACCGACAAAAAAGAGATCATAATATCAAAGCCTGCCGTCACAGAGATGAAGTCCAAGGACAACTCGATCTTTCAGGTAATTGCAAACAGCTATGAGGAAAAGGAACTGGAAACGCCCGTATTCTCGGAGGAAGACATCCTGCTGGTGTCCCAGCAGGCAAACGTGTCTGCCGAGGTTGCGGCAAACGCCCTAAAGGAGACAAAGGGCGATCTGGCGCGGGCCATCCTGCTTTTGAGCACCAAATGAATAGTTTATTTAAAGGAATTAGGCGGTTTTAGCTATATGAAGGAGACCGCAGTTCAGGCACCGGTTGCAGATTCCAGAGTCAGCAAGATAATCAAGTCATTATCGGAGCTTGAAAACGACATCGACTCGCTAAACTCCAAGGTCGCCGACATGAAAAAATCGCTAAACTCCAAGGCCATAAAGGAGATCGACTCCCTAAAGGACCAGGTAACCAAGATGGCAATCAAGGAGGCAGAATCACTGATTGCAGAAACCAAGGCACGAGCCGAGCAGCAGTCAAAAAAGATTGCCGCAGACGGCCAGGCAAAACTGGAAAAGCTAAGGTCCACAATCGACTCCAAGTTCAATGAAGCAGTTGACAGCGTTGTGTCAACTATTCTAAAGCCGTAAATCCTTAAATTCGCAAAACACTACCGAACAGTATCAGCACACTTGCAGATTGCCGTATCGGAGTTGCCACCACCCACGGAAGGTCATATTTTCAGTTCGTTAAAGCGCTCAAATTCCTGAACCTGCAGTATGACTCTATAATCCCGGAGGAGATCCAGACCTATTCCGGTAGCATAATCATGACTACCGAGGCGGAATCGCCCAAGTCGTCGGCGCGTCCAATTCTGTACGAGGAGATCCTAAAGGAAGATCCTACCGTGATACAGGGCCTCATAATAGAAAAGATTGATTCCGGACTAAACCAGAACGAGCTGGTCATAGGAATTGACCCGGGGCAGCGAATCGGGCTTTCCGTGACGTATCTTGGCAAGGAGATTGAGCGGGGACTGTACACCTCGCCTGAGGACATAGCAAATCACATTGCAAAGATTCTCGGCGGACTAAGGGCGGAAAGGAAGATAATCAAAATAGGAAACGGAAGCATGAAGGTTGCAAAGGAGATAACCGGACTTTTGAATCTAAAGTTCTGCTCGCATTTTGAGCTGGAATTTGTGGACGAGCACAGAACTACAAGAAAAATTAAAAACTTCAACAAGCGCGGCGAGCGTGACATGCTGTCCGCAAAATTTATAGCTCAAAGAGAGGGCTACCGCCGTTTCGTCCTGCCGCTCTCAAGAACCGGATAAACCGCTAACTAAAATTACCCTTTTACCTCAAGTTTTGTGCGTAACATTTAGTAATGTTGTGCGTAAAAAAATCGTTAGATATTTATACAACTTTACGAGTTTTTGTCAAAATGATCGAGCTGATCCGCAAGATCAAGCCAAATTTTCGTAAAATTTTCGTAAAAATTATGTAAAAAATATGGATCCATCCTTAAATATTTGCGATTCCTATAACATATTACAAAGTGATGAAATATGACGTGTAAGGGAATATGCTCCAGATACAAGGCTCAGAAGCCAGTAGGAACTGGACGTTACGCTTCAGGTCAAAGACGTTGTCAGATTTGTGAAATCTTCATCAAATGGGAAGGACTTTGGTGCCCATGCTGCGGTTACAGATTGAGAACAAAACCACGAAATCTCAAATACAAAGCCAAACTGCGTGCCAGAGTTGAACAAGAAGCCCAAGAAGCTGAAGCAATAGCAATAAAGGCTTAAGTCTCACCTAGCAAGTAATGTCAAGTTCTGACCACAGAGTAATTACTGTGGAAACAGAAAATCGGAAATTCGATGTCGACATTGAAAAGTACGATAACGGTTTTTTTATATCAATTTCAGAGGGCGCCAGAAAGCTTGGTGCCATGATAATGTCTATCGGAACTGGTCCGTCGCCAAGCTCATCAACAATAATTCCTACTAGAAACGACTCTATTTTTCTAAAGTTGATCTCCCAAAAGATCGCATCCGAGTTCAGGGGCGTATGCATAGTGTCACTTTCCACGCAACAAGAGCTCGGATCAAATGCTGGCAAGGTTCTAATTGAGAAAATAACTGAGGCAGTCAGAGAATGACGGACATTCGTGCATTCATAAACCAGACAAAAAAGCTCGGACAGC harbors:
- the ribH gene encoding 6,7-dimethyl-8-ribityllumazine synthase, which translates into the protein MNIAIVTAEFNEEITSRMLEIALEKAKSLKINVTHSCKVPGSYDMPLLVDSLLQKKDVDAVVTLGTIIKGQTKHDEVIANSTAKSLTELSLKYKKPVSLGISGPGMQERHAYARIRPVAERAVEAVLKLSGELERIR
- a CDS encoding amidohydrolase family protein is translated as MLLKNISVLYGKNLKYIQSTNLQIKNRCFTGATGSHAGQKLDCEGLLLVPGFVNMHTHVGDSIAKDAALAGSVDNKIHPVLGIKPRVLKNTHPEHLATFMENSCRSMIRKGITTFVDFREGGLDGILLLKKAIARTPIRSVILGRLEHYQDKKQIRSNTPLTSEHKRVLDRILKSCDGIGVSGANENSDSVLKYYSTTNKLRAIHSSETIESTRRSRQIAKKSETSRALTLKPHFLVHMTHATQSDLLLAAKKTRGIVICPRANAALAEGIPDFARMTKAGCTVAMGTDNVMINSPDMFREMDYLWKVHMGTHKNRIDPKEILSMATVNGGTILGKKIGSIQDGYLADGFFVDKHALDLEPMHNPYAAIVQRATESAIRAVMIGGELVHGSI
- the ribB gene encoding 3,4-dihydroxy-2-butanone-4-phosphate synthase; its protein translation is MSLDDAITSLKRGEFVLLYDSGGRENEVDMVVAAQFVTPEHIARMRQNAGGLICLAIDSSFAKSLNLQYMHNILSKSSDFDADSRQMIMGTAPYGDHPTFSISINHKKTFTGITDLDRALTIKEMANLYGSDDQKKEFTASFKTPGHVPLLLASSGLLASRQGHTEMSVYMAELAKLVPVTAICEMMDSQTYSALTVEKAQKFAKENAIPFVDGKELLEFSKVR
- a CDS encoding GTP cyclohydrolase IIa is translated as MTQITIIKITEYGPWTLTLGSDREHELQMLQAGMYREVQKLFSEKNALVFSNRFDEFFVVSNGLSLQDHIEIQKKLAKFSSLKLAISIGYADTPFEANLKAFEGKKTPVILDKDLTIYGFVDGRSDQLVTIMHFDVENLTSRRKVHSPYEITSTIFRLYSRMSDFFLQKNSLAFFMGGDNFMVISGADHRENAREFLDVAKNEFDITLNCGIGTGRTGREAAKLATNSLDTIRENRKSGNERSQIYEMSCS
- a CDS encoding fibronectin type III domain-containing protein gives rise to the protein MNKLGIVMILLVATLATPLEHIFAQTTTPLPPTNLAASATSATQINLSWTAPVNATASGVSGYKIEWDAGCIGMFVTLVANHTATTYSNTGLISGACYSYRVSALNDAGASSPSNVASATTLSIPSAPTGVTVTTTTTTAKISWNAPSDGGSDITGYQIQRNGTTLVQNTANNKTTYTDSNLKPMTQQTYRIAAWNSIGLGAFSANVTAKTNSTAGSPFDRDNFGHAVSDFVHKRNELFKQQRDETVKVIRECNDKAQNANYTQRKQIRDDCRELLNEIKEKYKEARKQFQQQFKDFREATKTAVRDAQKAKIIEKYDVKDVKRTMKTVEKEIKKAEKQMKEDIKEFKKDQKELKKEDKDKKEDKDKKKERHEDD
- a CDS encoding riboflavin synthase, translating into MFTGIVEGMGRVLKIQKNTNRKSAIKMTVDLGKHAKGLKIGQSVALNGVCLTVTGIAKSKCNFEMIDETMKKTDLGNLREGGIVNIERSLKVGDRMEGHFVLGHVDGVGTIKKIEAKPKEVKVWLEIPKHLSRFVVQKGSIAVDGISLTVVDVKKNLASVCLIPHTVDVTNFQTRKAGDKVNIETDILGKYLLKQE
- a CDS encoding nitroreductase family protein; its protein translation is MDTFTAIERRRAVKHFDSQYRFTDEEANKILSLAVLSPTSYNIQNWRFVVVKDRELRSKIHAASWSQPQVKDASMLVILCGDLMAWKKEPARYWKNAPKEVRDYIVPSIIKFYEGRNDLQRDECLRSCGMAAQTIMLAAKSMGYDSCPMIGFDPARVAEVINLPEDHMICMMVAIGKAVKEAAPRGGQLPLRDVVLTDHF
- a CDS encoding proline dehydrogenase family protein, coding for MVSGTQVMEKILFGVAKQWIAGDTMEDALSAAKDSYKNGMSVIINRLGEYHTSKQIICKTVDEYGAIMSSFRKWKVLGGISIKPTQIGMSRSTKECVRNFELLIRAASASQTFVWIDMESSDHTDDTIEIYQKLFARYERLGIALQANLLRTEKDLADLLAVGAKVRLVKGAYRENARIAHKSREKVDCNYRKMMRMLFEGGNEFGIATHDSRMIEDAIKLSKKHTRRFEFQMLRGIRDEMKPGLVKNGFSLAEYIPYGTNWLPYSIRRLKERKRNILLLGSSFVLRHRA